A portion of the Ascaphus truei isolate aAscTru1 chromosome 14, aAscTru1.hap1, whole genome shotgun sequence genome contains these proteins:
- the CCDC88B gene encoding LOW QUALITY PROTEIN: coiled-coil domain-containing protein 88B (The sequence of the model RefSeq protein was modified relative to this genomic sequence to represent the inferred CDS: inserted 2 bases in 2 codons; substituted 1 base at 1 genomic stop codon), whose protein sequence is MESSKRRPVEQLMDGTLVTWVRTFERGQELDDGNILSFPRDPRREFLRLTGGGLLHNIMSIIDTRTYCGNLDLRSLKMRLRSFYQDELQQLILMPLPDTSLISQDPITDSALLEMEKLLLLMLGAAVQCEDRGQIIAGIRSLNLDLQTKLAERIQEITQNSRKILSFPGPDLSHLSPSDLQETVYMLSTHLRDILRQRDESAERLSLLPWDQQTSPTSPSDLRIRGGTQNVTSDPQFWQSHSLQLADLQSKLRRVRQELEEKGEELLDGQQETQALEVELRKLRQQVQELSPLAVLSRGYRDELDALRERFRRSETQVNTLTERLRTLEVSHRSLQEERELSKGLLEDKEALERQLSAERERSQRLHLCEREKHYLEERLQSLEMERDAECQRVQFLLHDNLTLAEEVRVLRKRQPMLGESAXVRRRDGLSWEREPESDGEGERQRDWEGLQETDNEILDLSSELSLFRLERDSQNLRERLQALTGENLETSRPPDKMQRERDRELQTQDRLREFCVREEPDGGSLGKRDRLQGECERPLHESTGEEQLLKRQLEESAGEEQPLKRPLKERTGEEQSLKRQLEESGVEQQSLMRQLEESALDEQSLKRHLEESGVEEQLLKRKLEESAGDEQSLKRQLEESAGKVQSLKRHLEESVADVQSLVRQLQETARDEQQLKRQLQERAEEMQSLKMELEESAGEIQSLKRQLQESAEEAEALQCQLHETGESHSLKRQLQKSTAEVHSLRRPFQDSAEEAKTLQRQLQEKESEIQTFNRQLHESADEMQSLKRQLEESAGKESLKRQIQEEEKQSLKRQLEDSTGKEQSLKRQLQESAEIVQTLQRQLEESAGEEQSLKTQLEESAGKKQSQKRHLQEREGEIQSLKRQLQESAEEMQTLKRQLQESTGEQQSQRRQLEESAGKEKLLKRQLQERAEDAQGLQRQLEETVGEEQLLKKQLEESTGEMQSLKRQLEEKEQSQKRQLEEREGEIQTLKKLQQKSAEEVQSLTRQLKKSQGXEQSQKRQLEESAGKEQSLKRQLQDSTGKDQSQKRQLEETTWEMQSLKRQMEEKEQSQKRQLQESTEKEQSHKRLLQEKEGELQSLKRQLQESAKEMQTLKRQLQESTGEEQSQRRQLEESARKEQSLKRQLQERSEDAQGLQRQLEETVGEEQLLKRQLEESTGETQSLKRQLERNEQSHKRQLEESTREMQSLKRQLEEKEQSQKRQLQETEGEIQSLKKLLQKSAEEVHSLKRQLQESTGEQQSQKRQVEESTGKEQSQKRHLQESTGEEQSQKRRLEESTXEMQSLKRPLEEKEQSNKRQLEESTGKEQSQKRQLEEREGEIQSLKRQLQKSAEEMQSLTRQLQERTGEEQSQKRQLEESAEKEQSQKRQLEESAEKEQSQKRQLQESATDANALQRQLEEGAGAEWSLKRQLEESAGEMQSLERQLIASVAPLPISAPSLPPSSLIPPLPLTLRCHCSCWSCRECAESAQRCRGAVTPCSGTCRGRRGS, encoded by the exons actctgcTCTCCTGGAGATGGAGAAGCTTTTATTACTGATGCTAGGAGCCGCCGTCCAG TGCGAGGACCGGGGTCAAATCATTGCCGGGATCCGGAGCCTAAATCTGGATTTACAGACAAAACTAGCAGAGAGAATCCAGGAG ATCACTCAGAATTCTCGGAAGATATTATCATTTCCAGGCCCTGACttgtctcatctctccccctctgacCTACAAGAGACCGTCTACATGCTAAGCACTCACCTGAGAGACATCCTGAGACAGAGGGATGAGAGCGCTGAG cggctgtctctcctcccttgGGACCAGCAGACCTCCCCGACCTCTCCCAGTGACCTTCGGATTCGAGGGGGAACCCAAAATGTTACCTCTGACCCCCAGTTCTGGCAGAGCCACTCACTGCAACTCGCTGATCTACAGAGCAAACTTCGGCGTGTGCGACAGGAAct ggaggagaagggagaggagctaCTGGACGGTCAGCAGGAGACGCAAGCGCTGGAGGTGGAGCTAAGAAAACTGCGTCAGCAG gtccAGGAGCTCTCCCCCCTAGCTGTGCTGTCTCGTGGTTACCGGGACGAACTGGACGCTCTAAGAGAGCGCTTTCGACGCTCTGAGACACAAGTGAACACTCTCACAGAGAGACTGCGCACCTTGGAGGTCTCTCACCGATCCCTGCAG gaggagagagagctctCGAAGGGTCTGCTAGAGGATAAGGAGGCATTAGAGCGTCAGCTATCTGCGGAGAGAGAGCGCTCACAGAGACTGCACCTATGCGAGAGAGAAAAGCACTATCTAGAAGAGAGACTGCAGAGTCTGGAGATG GAGAGAGACGCGGAGTGCCAGAGAGTGCAGTTTCTGCTACACGATAATCTCACTCTGGCCGAGGAGGTGAGAGTGCTGAGGAAGAGACAGCCCATGCTGGGAGAGAGCGCATGAGTCCGACGGAGAGACGGCCTGAGCTGGGAGAGAGAACCTGAGTCTGACggagagggagaaagacagagagactgGGAGGGACTGCAAGAGACAGACAACGAAA tTCTAGACTTGAGTTCTGAGCTGTCTCTCTTCCGGCTGGAAAGAGACAGCCAGaacctgagagagagactgcaggcTCTGACTGGAGAGAACCTGGAGACCTCGAGACCACCTGACAAAATGCAAcgggagcgagacagagagctacAGACCCAGGACAGACTGAGAGAGTTCTGTGTCAGAGAG gaGCCAGACGGGGGCAGTTTGGGGAAAAGAGACCgtctgcagggagagtgtgagagaccgCTGCACGAGAGCACAGGGGAGGAACAGTTATTGAAGAGACAGCTGGAAgagagcgcaggagaggagcagccaCTGAAGAGACCGCTGAAAGAgcgcacaggagaggagcagtcACTGAAGAGACAGTTGGAAGAGAGTGGAGTAGAGCAGCAGTCACTGATGAGACAGTTGGAAGAGAGTGCATTGGACGAACAGTCACTGAAGAGACATCTGGAAGAGAGTGGAGTAGAGGAGCAGTTACTGAAGAGAAAGCTGGAAGAGAGCGCAGGGGACGAGCAGTCACTGAAGAGACAGCTGGAAGAGAGTGCAGGAAAGGTGCAATCACTAAAAAGACACCTGGAAGAGAGTGTGGCAGACGTTCAGTCTCTCGTGAGACAGCTGCAAGAGACCGCTAGAGATGAGCAGCAACTAAAGAGACAGCTGCAAGAGAGAGCTGAAGAGATGCAATCACTGAAGATGGAGCTAGAAGAGAGTGCTGGAGAAATACAGTCTCTAAAGAGACAGCTTCAGGAGAGCGCTGAGGAGGCAGAAGCTTTACAGTGTCAGCTACATGAAACAGGAGAGTCACATTCACTAAAGAGACAGCTGCAAAAGAGCACTGCAGAAGTGCACTCTCTCAGGAGACCGTTTCAAGATAGCGCTGAGGAGGCAAAGACTTTACAGAGACAGCTTCAGGAAAAAGAGAGCGAGATACAAACATTTAACAGACAGTTGCACGAGAGCGCTGATGAGATGCAGTCACTAAAGAGACAGTTGGAAGAGAGCGCAGGCAAGGAGTCACTAAAGAGACAGATTCAAGAGGAAGAGAAGCAGTCACTTAAGAGACAGTTGGAAGACAGCACAGGAAAGGAGCAGTCACTaaagagacagcttcaagaaagTGCTGAAATAGTACAGACTTTACAGAGACAGCTAGAAGAGAGTGCTGGGGAAGAGCAGTCCCTGAAAACACAGCTGGAAGAGAGCGCTGGGAAGAAGCAGTCGCAGAAGAGACACCTtcaagaaagagagggagagatacaatCACTTAAGAGACAGCTGCAAGAGAGCGCTGAGGAGATGCAGACATTgaagagacagcttcaagaaagCACAGGGGAACAGCAGTCACAGAGGAGACAGCTAGAAGAGAGTGCAGGGAAGGAGAAGTTACTAAAGAGACAGCTTCAGGAAAGAGCTGAGGATGCACAGGGCTTACAGAGACAGCTGGAAGAGACTGTTGGGGAAGAGCAGTTACTGAAGAAACAGTTAGAAGAAAGCACTGGGGAGATGCAGTCACTAAAGAGACAGCTGGAAGAAAAGGAGCAGTCACAGAAGAGACAGCttgaagaaagagagggagagatacaaaCACTTAAGAAACTGCAGCAAAAGAGCGCTGAGGAGGTGCAGTCACTGACGAGACAGCTCAAGAAATCACAGG AGGAGCAGTCACAAAAGAGACAGCTAGAAGAGAGTGCGGGGAAGGAGCAGTCACTAAAGAGACAGCTTCAAGACAGTACAGGGAAGGATCAGTCACAGAAGAGACAGCTAGAAGAGACCACTTGGGAGATGCAGTCACTGAAGAGACAGATGGAAGAAAAGGAGCAGTCACAGAAGAGACAGCTACAAGAAAGTACAGAGAAGGAGCAGTCACATAAGAGACTGCTTCAAGAAAAAGAGGGAGAGTTACAATCACTTAAGAGACAGCTGCAAGAGAGCGCTAAAGAGATGCAGACATTgaagagacagcttcaagaaagCACAGGGGAGGAGCAGTCACAGAGGAGACAGCTAGAAGAGAGTGCACGGAAGGAGCAGTCACTaaagagacagcttcaagaaagATCTGAGGATGCACAGGGCTTACAGAGACAGCTGGAAGAGACTGTTGGGGAAGAGCAGTTACTGAAGAGACAGCTAGAAGAAAGCACTGGGGAGACGCAGTCACTAAAGAGACAGCTGGAACGAAATGAGCAATCACATAAGAGACAGCTAGAAGAGAGCACTAGGGAGATGCAGTCACTAAAGAGACAGCTGGAAGAAAAGGAGCAGTCACAgaagagacagcttcaagaaacAGAGGGAGAGATACAATCACTTAAGAAACTGCTACAAAAGAGCGCTGAGGAGGTGCACTCACTTAAGAGACAGTTACAAGAAAGTACAGGAGAGCAACAATCACAGAAGAGACAGGTAGAAGAGAGCACAGGAAAGGAGCAGTCACAGAAGAGACATCTTCAAGAAAGTACAGGGGAGGAGCAGTCACAGAAGAGACGGCTAGAAGAGAGCA GGGAGATGCAGTCACTAAAGAGACCGCTGGAAGAAAAAGAGCAATCAAATAAGAGACAGCTAGAAGAGAGCACAGGGAAGGAGCAGTCACAGAAGAGACAGCttgaagaaagagagggagagatacaatCACTTAAGAGACAGCTGCAAAAGAGTGCTGAGGAGATGCAGTCACTGACTAGACAGCTACAAGAGAGGACAGGTGAGGAGCAGTCACAGAAGAGACAACtagaagagagcgcagagaaggaGCAGTCACAGAAGAGACAGCtagaagagagcgcagagaaggaGCAGTCACAgaagagacagcttcaagaaagTGCTACGGATGCAAATGCATTACAAAGACAGCTGGAAGAGGGCGCTGGGGCAGAGTGGTCACTGAAGAGACAGCTGGAAGAGAGCGCTGGGGAGATGCAGTCACTAGAGAGACAGTTAATAGCGAGCGTTGCCCCCCTCCCTATAtctgccccctcactccccccctcctctctaatcccccccctgcccctgactCTTCGCTGTCATTGTtcctgctggagctgcagggagTGCGCAGAGAGCGCACAGAGGTGCAGAGgcgctgtgactccctgctcagggacctgcagaggcaggagggggagctag